In Streptomyces sp. NBC_01381, a genomic segment contains:
- a CDS encoding LamB/YcsF family protein: MTDAAAGPRADAVIDLNADLGEGFGRWRLTDDEELLSVVTSANVACGFHAGDAATMRRVCAQAAERGVRIGAQVSYRDLAGFGRRAMDVPPDELAAEVAYQIGALEVFARAAGTRVSYVKPHGALYNRVVHDEDQARAVVDGVLLADGTLPVLGLPGSRFLEVAGKAGLPVVTEAFADRAYTPQGTLVPRGRDGAVITDEAAVVERSVSMARTGTVTAQDGRRIDVRARSLCLHGDTPGAVGLAREIRARLEAAGVGVEAFA; encoded by the coding sequence ATGACCGACGCCGCTGCAGGACCGCGGGCCGACGCCGTGATCGACCTCAACGCCGACCTCGGTGAGGGCTTCGGCCGCTGGCGCCTGACCGACGACGAGGAACTCCTCTCCGTGGTCACCAGCGCCAACGTGGCCTGCGGTTTCCACGCGGGGGACGCGGCCACCATGCGCCGGGTGTGCGCGCAGGCGGCCGAGCGCGGGGTGCGGATCGGCGCGCAGGTCTCCTACCGCGACCTGGCGGGCTTCGGGCGGCGCGCGATGGACGTGCCGCCCGACGAGCTGGCGGCCGAAGTGGCGTACCAGATCGGCGCCTTGGAGGTCTTCGCGCGGGCGGCGGGCACGCGCGTGTCGTACGTGAAGCCGCACGGCGCGCTCTACAACCGCGTCGTCCACGACGAGGACCAGGCGCGTGCCGTCGTCGACGGCGTGCTGCTCGCCGACGGCACGCTCCCAGTGCTCGGACTGCCCGGTTCACGCTTCCTGGAGGTGGCAGGCAAGGCGGGCCTCCCCGTCGTCACCGAGGCCTTCGCGGACCGCGCGTACACCCCGCAGGGCACGCTCGTGCCGCGCGGCCGGGACGGCGCCGTCATCACGGACGAGGCCGCCGTGGTCGAACGCTCCGTCTCCATGGCCCGGACCGGGACCGTCACCGCCCAGGACGGGCGGCGGATCGACGTCCGCGCGCGTTCGCTGTGCCTGCACGGCGACACTCCGGGAGCGGTGGGCCTGGCCCGCGAGATCCGGGCACGGCTCGAAGC
- a CDS encoding putative hydro-lyase, whose amino-acid sequence MTGASTVLEDPGQARAHFRSGASGPTAGWAAGHTQANLISVPADWAYDMLLFCQRNPKPCPVLDVTDAGSWTTPLAPGADLRTDLPRYRVWEHGELVAEPTDVVGHWREDLVSFLIGCSFTFEWALTESGIPMRHIEQGRNVSMYVTARPCRPAGRLHGPMVVSMRPVPPEHLATAIRETSLLPAVHGGPVHCGEPTGLGIDDLDRPDFGDPVAAEPGDIPVFWACGVTPQAAVMASRPPFAITHAPGQMFITDARDEQYRVA is encoded by the coding sequence GTGACCGGGGCCTCCACCGTGCTCGAGGACCCCGGGCAGGCCCGCGCGCACTTCCGTTCTGGCGCGAGCGGGCCGACCGCGGGCTGGGCGGCCGGTCACACGCAGGCCAACTTGATCTCCGTCCCCGCCGACTGGGCGTACGACATGCTGCTGTTCTGCCAGCGCAACCCGAAGCCCTGCCCGGTGCTCGACGTCACGGACGCCGGCTCCTGGACCACGCCGCTCGCCCCGGGCGCCGATCTGCGCACGGATCTCCCGCGCTACCGGGTGTGGGAGCACGGCGAGTTGGTGGCCGAACCCACCGACGTGGTCGGGCACTGGCGCGAGGACCTGGTGTCGTTCCTCATCGGCTGCAGCTTCACCTTCGAGTGGGCGCTGACCGAGTCCGGCATCCCGATGCGCCACATCGAGCAGGGCCGCAACGTCTCCATGTATGTGACCGCGCGCCCCTGCCGGCCCGCGGGCCGGCTGCACGGCCCCATGGTGGTGTCGATGCGCCCGGTGCCGCCCGAGCACCTCGCCACGGCGATCAGGGAGACCTCGCTGCTGCCCGCGGTGCACGGCGGCCCGGTGCACTGCGGCGAGCCGACGGGGCTCGGCATCGACGACCTCGACCGTCCGGACTTCGGTGATCCGGTGGCCGCCGAGCCCGGTGACATCCCGGTGTTCTGGGCGTGCGGGGTGACCCCGCAGGCGGCGGTGATGGCCTCGCGGCCGCCGTTCGCCATCACCCACGCGCCGGGCCAGATGTTCATCACCGACGCCAGGGACGAGCAGTACCGGGTGGCCTGA
- a CDS encoding MFS transporter translates to MSTPPPPQAVSTETRPAAAELPESGGAFGWLRDLGPRGRRAFAGAFGGYALDSYDYFTLPLSMVALAAYFGLDSGQTGLLTTVTLVVSAIGGAVAGVIADRIGRVKALMITVITYAVFTVACGFAPNYETLLVFRALQGLGFGGEWAVGAILVAEYATAKNRGRTLGAIQSAWAVGWALAVIVYTLVFQFLDEDIAWRVMFWTGALPALLVVYVRRNVHDAPEAAAERQKSADKGSFTAIFKPGLLRITLFAVLLSTGVQGGYYTLATWVPTYLKTERGLTVVGTGGYLTFLISGAFIGYLAGGYLTDVLGRKRNITLFAFLSAASILAYTNIPDGANGLLLVLGFPLGFCMSAIFSGFGSFLSELYPAAVRGTGQGFTYNTGRAVGAVFPTMVGFLADSWGVGGALVFGAIGYGIAVLALLGLPETRGKELL, encoded by the coding sequence ATGAGCACGCCCCCTCCACCCCAGGCCGTCTCCACCGAGACACGCCCCGCCGCGGCCGAACTCCCCGAAAGCGGCGGCGCGTTCGGCTGGCTGCGCGACCTCGGTCCGCGCGGCCGCCGCGCCTTCGCCGGCGCCTTCGGGGGCTACGCCCTCGACTCCTACGACTACTTCACGCTGCCGCTGAGCATGGTCGCGCTCGCCGCGTACTTCGGCCTGGACAGCGGCCAGACCGGCCTGCTCACCACGGTCACCCTCGTCGTCTCCGCGATCGGCGGCGCCGTCGCGGGCGTCATCGCCGACCGGATCGGCCGGGTCAAGGCGCTGATGATCACGGTCATCACGTACGCCGTCTTCACCGTCGCCTGCGGTTTCGCGCCCAACTACGAGACGCTGCTGGTCTTCCGCGCCCTCCAGGGCCTCGGTTTCGGCGGCGAGTGGGCGGTCGGCGCGATCCTGGTCGCCGAGTACGCCACCGCCAAGAACCGCGGCCGCACGCTCGGCGCGATCCAGAGCGCCTGGGCGGTCGGCTGGGCGCTCGCGGTGATCGTCTACACCCTGGTGTTCCAGTTCCTGGACGAGGACATCGCCTGGCGCGTGATGTTCTGGACCGGCGCCCTGCCCGCCCTGCTCGTCGTCTACGTACGCCGCAACGTCCACGACGCCCCCGAAGCGGCCGCGGAACGCCAGAAGAGCGCCGACAAGGGCTCGTTCACCGCCATCTTCAAGCCCGGCCTGCTGCGGATCACCCTCTTCGCCGTGCTGCTCTCGACCGGCGTACAGGGCGGCTACTACACGCTCGCCACCTGGGTGCCCACCTACCTGAAGACCGAGCGCGGACTCACCGTGGTCGGCACCGGCGGGTACCTGACCTTCCTCATCTCCGGTGCCTTCATCGGCTATCTGGCCGGCGGCTATCTCACCGATGTGCTGGGCCGCAAACGGAACATCACGCTCTTCGCGTTCCTCTCCGCGGCCAGCATCCTGGCGTACACAAACATCCCCGACGGCGCCAACGGCCTTCTCCTGGTGCTCGGTTTCCCGCTCGGCTTCTGTATGTCGGCGATCTTCAGCGGCTTCGGCTCGTTCCTCAGCGAGCTCTATCCGGCCGCCGTGCGCGGCACGGGCCAGGGCTTCACGTACAACACCGGGCGCGCCGTGGGCGCCGTCTTCCCCACCATGGTCGGCTTCCTGGCGGACAGCTGGGGCGTCGGCGGTGCGCTGGTCTTCGGTGCGATCGGCTACGGCATCGCCGTGCTCGCCCTGCTCGGGCTCCCCGAGACGCGGGGCAAGGAGCTGCTGTGA
- a CDS encoding GntR family transcriptional regulator has protein sequence MTEGIAGASGLADDRALLGRTSTAERVSDILRSRIAEGYFPPGARLSEDSIGGALGVSRNTLREAFRLLTHERLLVHQLNRGVFVRVLTIEDVEDIYRTRRLVECAVVRGLGAPPFALDGLAAAVADGTEAAREREWKGVSTANIHFHRELVALAGSARTDEVMRSVFAELRLAFHVVDDPRRLHEPYLVRNRQILDTLRAGDAAEAERLLAEYLDDSRNGLVEVYGRLVPTEA, from the coding sequence ATGACCGAGGGAATCGCTGGCGCGAGCGGACTGGCCGACGACCGGGCGCTCCTGGGGCGCACGAGCACGGCGGAGCGGGTCTCGGACATCCTTCGCAGCCGGATCGCGGAGGGCTACTTCCCGCCCGGGGCGCGGCTGTCGGAGGACAGCATCGGCGGCGCCCTCGGCGTCTCGCGGAACACACTGCGCGAGGCCTTCCGGCTGCTCACGCACGAGCGACTCCTCGTCCATCAACTCAACCGCGGGGTATTTGTCCGAGTTCTCACCATTGAGGACGTGGAGGACATCTACCGCACCCGGCGCCTCGTGGAGTGCGCGGTCGTCCGTGGACTCGGTGCCCCGCCCTTCGCGCTCGACGGGCTCGCGGCCGCCGTCGCGGACGGCACCGAGGCGGCCCGCGAACGCGAGTGGAAGGGCGTCTCCACCGCCAACATCCACTTCCACCGCGAGCTGGTCGCGCTCGCCGGCAGCGCCCGCACCGACGAGGTCATGCGCAGCGTCTTCGCCGAACTGCGCCTGGCCTTCCACGTGGTGGACGATCCGCGACGCCTCCACGAGCCGTATCTCGTACGCAACCGGCAGATCCTCGACACCCTCCGGGCCGGGGACGCCGCCGAGGCCGAACGGCTGCTCGCGGAGTATCTGGACGACTCCCGCAACGGGCTCGTCGAGGTGTACGGACGCCTGGTGCCGACCGAGGCCTGA
- a CDS encoding aromatic ring-hydroxylating dioxygenase subunit alpha — MTACPPLEEYATVTTTPISDSLVSTLPGHFYTDPEIFRQEQERVFESLWFCAVRSADLDKPGAYRTVQIGRESVLVTRSRTGELRAFLNICRHRGARLCTEESGEVRRNLQCPYHAWTYDLDGKLIAAPNLVKMPDVDRTAYSLVKVALREWLGYAWVCLADEPPSFEETVVGAAVERLGDAASIERYGTEGLALGKRVTYDVRANWKLIVENFMECYHCATIHPELTEVLPEFADGFAAQYYVGHGASFGDEVRGFTVDGSAGFGRLPSVADDQDRRYYAITIKPTVFVNLVPDHVILHRMFPLAEDRTVVECDWLYAPDVVASGADLGKSVELFHRVNEQDFAACERTQPAMASRAYRGGGVLVPTEHHIGIFHQWLAERLS, encoded by the coding sequence ATGACCGCCTGTCCGCCGTTGGAGGAGTACGCCACCGTGACGACGACCCCCATCTCCGACAGCCTCGTCTCGACGCTGCCGGGCCACTTCTACACGGATCCGGAGATCTTCCGGCAGGAGCAGGAGCGCGTCTTCGAGTCCCTCTGGTTCTGCGCGGTGCGCTCCGCCGACCTCGACAAGCCCGGCGCCTACCGCACCGTCCAGATCGGCCGCGAGAGCGTCCTGGTCACCAGGTCCCGCACCGGGGAGCTGCGGGCCTTCCTGAACATCTGCCGGCACCGTGGCGCCCGCCTCTGCACCGAGGAGTCGGGCGAGGTGCGCCGCAACCTGCAATGCCCGTACCACGCATGGACGTACGACCTCGACGGCAAGCTGATCGCCGCGCCCAACCTGGTGAAGATGCCCGACGTCGACCGAACCGCGTACAGCCTGGTCAAGGTCGCCCTGCGGGAGTGGCTCGGCTACGCCTGGGTGTGCCTGGCCGATGAGCCGCCCTCCTTCGAGGAGACCGTCGTCGGGGCGGCGGTGGAGCGGCTGGGCGACGCGGCGTCCATCGAGCGGTACGGGACCGAGGGGCTCGCCCTCGGCAAGCGCGTCACGTACGACGTGCGCGCCAACTGGAAGCTCATCGTCGAGAACTTCATGGAGTGCTATCACTGCGCGACCATCCACCCCGAACTGACCGAGGTCCTGCCGGAGTTCGCCGACGGGTTCGCCGCCCAGTACTACGTAGGCCACGGCGCCTCGTTCGGCGACGAGGTCAGGGGATTCACCGTCGACGGCAGCGCGGGCTTCGGCCGGCTGCCCTCCGTCGCCGACGACCAGGACCGCCGCTACTACGCGATCACCATCAAGCCGACCGTCTTCGTGAACCTCGTCCCCGACCATGTGATCCTGCACCGGATGTTCCCCCTTGCCGAGGACCGCACGGTCGTCGAGTGCGACTGGCTGTACGCACCCGACGTCGTCGCCTCCGGCGCCGATCTCGGCAAGTCCGTCGAGCTCTTCCACCGGGTCAACGAACAGGACTTCGCGGCCTGCGAGCGCACCCAGCCCGCGATGGCGTCACGCGCCTATCGCGGGGGCGGGGTGCTGGTGCCCACCGAGCATCACATCGGGATCTTCCACCAGTGGCTGGCGGAGCGGCTGTCCTAG
- a CDS encoding FAD-dependent oxidoreductase — protein MTTQTTAPRVVVIGAGIVGCSLADELTARGWTDVTVLEQGPLPAPGGSTSHAPGLVFQTGPSKTLTAFATYTVQKFGSLEVDGLSCFNPVGGLELATTDERWADLHRKAGYAASWGIRAELVSPARCKEMWPLIDESRVIGGLHTPDDGLARAVLACRAQIERARARGARFLDRHTVTGIEREDGPNGPTGGRVTAVVTDRGTFPADHVVSAAGFWGPVIGRMAGIDIPLLPLAHQYAKTEPLPGLAGVNDPRTEASRPILRFQDRDLYFREHTDRIGIGSYAHRPLPVDAFTVPAYDDADEMPSSYPFTEEDFAPSWEDCRWLLPALRDTEVAEGFNGVFSFTPDGMPVLGESRALRGFWLAEAVWVTHSAGVAKAVAEWMVDGRPSIDVHDCDLTRFEDAQRSPAYVADRGAQQFVEVYDVLHPLQPMEQPRPLRVSPFYARQQELGAVFLEGGGWERPHWYEANAPLAAGVEVPERDAWSARHWSPIAAAEAKATREKVALYDMTPLRRLEASGPGALDFLQRMTSNNLAKKPGSVTYTLLLDEAGGIRSDLTVARLAPDRFQVGANSPADLDWLLRHAPDGVHLRDITSGTCCIGVWGPLARELVQPLTRDDFSHEGFGYFKAKETYIGHVPVTAMRLSYVGELGWELYTGADTGLRLWDTLWEAGQRHGVIAAGRSAFNSLRLEKGYRAWGHDMTTEHDPYEAGVGFAVRMNKGDFMGRSALEAKGTPERRLTALLLDDPAAVVLGKEPVSIDGAGVPAGYVTSASYGYTLGRCVAYAWLPPLEAGTGTHIEYFGEKVPATVAEEPLFDPKMTRIRR, from the coding sequence GTGACCACGCAGACCACAGCTCCCCGCGTCGTCGTCATCGGCGCCGGCATCGTCGGCTGCTCCCTCGCCGACGAGCTGACCGCCCGCGGCTGGACCGACGTCACCGTCCTCGAACAGGGGCCGCTGCCCGCCCCCGGCGGCTCCACGTCGCACGCCCCCGGGCTCGTCTTCCAGACGGGACCGTCCAAGACGCTGACCGCCTTCGCGACGTACACGGTCCAGAAGTTCGGGTCCCTCGAAGTGGACGGCCTCTCCTGCTTCAACCCGGTCGGCGGCCTCGAACTCGCCACCACCGACGAACGCTGGGCCGACCTGCACCGCAAGGCCGGATACGCCGCGTCCTGGGGGATCCGAGCGGAACTGGTCTCGCCCGCGCGGTGCAAGGAGATGTGGCCGCTCATCGACGAGAGCCGGGTCATCGGCGGTCTGCACACCCCCGACGACGGGCTCGCCCGCGCCGTGCTCGCCTGCCGCGCGCAGATCGAGCGGGCACGCGCGCGTGGAGCCCGTTTTCTCGACCGGCACACCGTGACGGGCATCGAGCGGGAGGACGGCCCCAACGGCCCCACAGGTGGCCGCGTCACCGCCGTCGTCACCGACCGGGGCACCTTCCCCGCCGACCACGTGGTGTCGGCCGCCGGCTTCTGGGGCCCGGTGATCGGGCGGATGGCCGGGATCGACATACCGCTGCTCCCCCTCGCGCACCAGTACGCGAAGACGGAGCCGCTGCCCGGGCTCGCGGGCGTCAACGACCCGCGCACGGAGGCGTCGAGGCCGATCCTGCGCTTCCAGGACCGCGATCTGTACTTCCGCGAGCACACCGACCGCATCGGCATCGGCTCCTATGCCCACCGGCCGCTGCCCGTCGACGCGTTCACCGTCCCGGCGTACGACGACGCCGATGAGATGCCGTCCTCGTACCCCTTCACCGAGGAGGACTTCGCGCCGAGCTGGGAGGACTGCCGTTGGCTGCTGCCGGCGCTGCGCGACACCGAGGTCGCCGAGGGCTTCAACGGCGTCTTCTCCTTCACCCCGGACGGCATGCCGGTGCTCGGCGAATCCCGTGCGCTGCGCGGTTTCTGGCTGGCCGAGGCGGTGTGGGTGACGCACTCCGCGGGTGTCGCGAAGGCCGTCGCGGAGTGGATGGTCGACGGGCGGCCCTCCATCGACGTACACGACTGTGATCTCACGCGCTTCGAGGACGCCCAGCGCTCTCCCGCGTACGTCGCCGACCGGGGCGCACAGCAGTTCGTCGAGGTCTACGACGTCCTGCATCCGCTGCAGCCGATGGAGCAGCCCCGGCCGCTGCGGGTCAGTCCCTTCTACGCCCGTCAGCAGGAGCTCGGCGCGGTCTTCCTGGAGGGCGGCGGCTGGGAGCGTCCGCACTGGTACGAGGCGAACGCCCCGCTCGCCGCGGGCGTCGAGGTACCCGAGCGCGACGCCTGGTCGGCCCGCCACTGGTCGCCGATCGCGGCCGCCGAAGCGAAGGCCACGCGCGAGAAGGTCGCCCTCTACGACATGACGCCGCTGCGCCGCCTTGAGGCGTCCGGCCCTGGAGCGCTCGACTTCCTGCAGCGCATGACCTCCAACAACCTGGCCAAGAAGCCCGGTTCGGTGACGTACACGCTGCTCCTGGACGAGGCGGGCGGCATCCGGTCCGACCTCACCGTGGCCCGCCTCGCGCCCGACCGCTTCCAGGTGGGCGCCAACTCCCCCGCCGACCTGGACTGGCTCCTGCGCCACGCCCCGGACGGCGTCCACCTGCGGGACATCACATCGGGCACCTGCTGCATCGGCGTGTGGGGGCCGCTCGCCCGCGAGCTCGTCCAGCCGCTCACCCGCGACGACTTCTCACACGAGGGGTTCGGCTATTTCAAGGCCAAGGAGACGTACATCGGGCATGTCCCGGTGACGGCGATGCGCCTGTCGTACGTCGGCGAGCTGGGCTGGGAGCTGTACACCGGCGCCGACACCGGACTCCGGCTCTGGGACACACTCTGGGAGGCGGGGCAGCGGCACGGCGTGATCGCCGCGGGACGGTCCGCGTTCAACAGCCTGCGCCTGGAGAAAGGTTACCGCGCCTGGGGCCACGACATGACCACCGAGCACGACCCGTACGAGGCGGGCGTCGGCTTCGCCGTCCGGATGAACAAGGGCGATTTCATGGGGCGTTCGGCTCTGGAGGCGAAGGGGACCCCGGAGCGCAGGCTCACCGCGCTGCTGCTCGACGACCCGGCCGCCGTCGTCCTCGGGAAGGAGCCCGTGTCCATCGACGGGGCCGGGGTCCCCGCCGGGTATGTCACCAGCGCCTCGTACGGCTACACGCTGGGCCGTTGCGTCGCGTACGCCTGGCTGCCGCCGCTGGAGGCGGGCACCGGCACGCACATCGAGTACTTCGGCGAGAAGGTTCCCGCGACCGTCGCCGAGGAGCCGCTGTTCGACCCGAAGATGACCCGCATCCGCCGATGA
- a CDS encoding S-(hydroxymethyl)mycothiol dehydrogenase: MPHEVRAVVAVKKGAPVEVQTIVVPDPGPGEVLVSVQACGVCHTDLHYREGAINDDFPFLLGHEAAGTIEAVGDDVTDLRPGDYVVIAWRAPCGACRSCLRGRPWYCFDSRNAAQPMTLLDGTPLSPALGIGAFAEKTLVAAGQAVKVDPAARPEAAGLIGCGVMAGYGAAVNTGRVGRGDTVAVIGCGGVGNAAIAGASLAGARRVIAVDIDEGKLDGATRFGATHTVNSRGTDPVDAVRELTGGFGVDVAIDAVGRPETYRQAFYMRDHAGVLVQVGVPDPEMTIDLPLIDLFSRGGALKSSWYGDCLPSRDFPILIDQYLSRRLDLGGFVSETIALDQVEEAFGRMRRGEVLRSVVVL, encoded by the coding sequence GTGCCACACGAGGTCCGTGCCGTCGTCGCCGTGAAGAAGGGCGCACCCGTCGAGGTGCAGACGATCGTCGTGCCAGATCCCGGACCGGGAGAGGTACTCGTTTCCGTGCAGGCCTGCGGGGTCTGCCACACGGATCTGCACTACCGGGAGGGCGCGATCAACGACGACTTCCCGTTCCTGCTCGGCCATGAGGCGGCCGGCACCATCGAGGCGGTCGGCGACGACGTCACCGATCTCCGCCCCGGCGACTACGTGGTCATCGCCTGGCGCGCCCCCTGCGGAGCCTGCCGCTCCTGTCTGCGCGGCCGCCCCTGGTACTGCTTCGACTCGCGCAACGCCGCCCAGCCGATGACCCTCCTGGACGGCACCCCCCTGAGCCCCGCCCTCGGCATCGGCGCCTTCGCCGAGAAGACCCTGGTCGCCGCCGGGCAGGCGGTGAAGGTCGACCCGGCGGCCCGCCCCGAGGCCGCCGGGCTCATCGGCTGCGGGGTGATGGCCGGGTACGGGGCCGCCGTGAACACCGGCCGGGTCGGCCGCGGCGACACCGTGGCCGTCATCGGCTGCGGCGGGGTCGGCAACGCCGCGATCGCCGGCGCCTCGCTCGCCGGGGCCCGCCGCGTCATCGCCGTCGACATCGACGAGGGCAAGCTCGACGGCGCGACCCGGTTCGGCGCCACGCACACCGTCAACTCCCGCGGCACGGACCCCGTCGACGCAGTGCGCGAGCTGACCGGCGGCTTCGGCGTCGACGTCGCGATCGACGCGGTCGGCCGCCCGGAGACGTACAGACAGGCCTTCTACATGCGCGATCACGCGGGCGTCCTTGTCCAGGTCGGCGTGCCCGACCCGGAGATGACGATCGACCTGCCGCTGATCGACCTGTTCTCGCGCGGCGGCGCCCTCAAATCCTCCTGGTACGGCGACTGCCTGCCGAGCCGTGACTTCCCGATCCTCATCGACCAGTACCTCAGCCGCAGGCTCGACCTGGGCGGATTCGTCTCCGAGACCATCGCGCTCGACCAGGTCGAGGAGGCGTTCGGCAGGATGCGGCGCGGCGAGGTCCTGCGTTCGGTGGTGGTCCTGTGA
- a CDS encoding IclR family transcriptional regulator: protein MTRTRKQPDQNEEPPENEPGESREKQQKAAPGSVQSVDRAVSVLEILARLGEAGVTEIADELGVHKSTAFRLLGVLENRGLVGQAKDRGKYFLGAGVLRLAGAAAVRLDISQEGGPVCRELADELGETVNIAILDDDAAVNIMQARGPASVTAQNWLGRRTPLHATSSGKILLAHLPTTLREGLVARTLPRLTEHTVTGTVALRGELEAVVEQGYAIAVEELEVGLAAVAAPVRAHDGKVIGALSASGPVYRLTDERLTELAKRTVVAAVELSRRMGYGF from the coding sequence ATGACCCGTACGCGGAAACAGCCTGATCAGAACGAGGAGCCGCCCGAGAACGAGCCCGGGGAGTCACGCGAGAAGCAGCAGAAGGCGGCCCCCGGGTCCGTCCAGTCCGTGGACCGCGCCGTGAGCGTCCTGGAGATACTCGCCCGGCTCGGCGAGGCCGGGGTCACCGAGATCGCCGACGAGCTGGGGGTGCACAAGTCGACGGCCTTCCGGCTCCTCGGCGTCCTGGAGAACCGCGGTCTGGTCGGCCAGGCGAAGGACCGCGGCAAGTACTTCCTGGGCGCCGGCGTACTGCGCCTCGCGGGGGCGGCGGCAGTGCGTCTGGACATCTCCCAGGAGGGCGGCCCGGTCTGCCGTGAGCTCGCCGACGAGCTGGGCGAGACGGTCAACATCGCGATCCTCGACGACGACGCCGCGGTCAACATCATGCAGGCCCGCGGCCCGGCGTCCGTGACCGCGCAGAACTGGCTGGGCAGACGCACTCCGCTGCACGCCACGTCCAGCGGCAAGATCCTTCTGGCCCACCTGCCGACGACGCTGCGCGAGGGGCTTGTCGCCCGTACGCTGCCGCGCCTGACCGAGCACACGGTCACCGGCACGGTGGCGCTGCGCGGCGAGCTGGAGGCCGTCGTCGAGCAGGGGTACGCCATCGCCGTGGAGGAGCTGGAGGTGGGCCTGGCCGCCGTCGCCGCCCCGGTGCGCGCGCACGACGGCAAGGTCATCGGGGCGCTCAGCGCGTCGGGGCCGGTGTACCGCCTGACCGACGAACGGCTGACCGAGCTCGCCAAGCGCACGGTCGTCGCGGCGGTGGAGCTCTCGCGGCGGATGGGCTACGGCTTCTGA